The window AAGACATGCCTATCTTTATGCCgttctttccatttttattaacctatacaaatcctaaatcaATCCCTAAGCTTTTACATCCCGTCAAAGACAAAGAAAGTAGTGAGAGCTAGAGAAGAAAATGGAAGATGAGAGCCATGGATATGGGTCACATGGACCCAGTGTAGGAAGCCCAGAAAGCCCACATTTAAAGAACAGCAGCAGTAGCAGCCACAACAAAGAGCAAGATCGCTTTCTCCCTATAGCAAATGTAGGCAGAATCATGAAAAAAGTGATTCCTGCCAATGGAAAAATCTCAAAGGATGCAAAAGAGACAGTTCAAGAATGCGTCTCCGAGTTCATTAGCTTTGTTACAGGAGAAGCATCTGATAAATGTCAAAGAGAAAAGCGGAAAACCATTAATGGTGACGATATCATTTGGGCTATCACAACCTTAGGATTCGAGGATTATGTGACACCTCTTAAAACATACCTCCAAAAATATAGAGAGATTGAAGGAGAGAAGCTTAACATTCCAAAGCAACAAAGATCTGAACAAAGGCtacatcaacatcaacatgaACAAGAACAAAATATACCATACAATACTCTATATACTTCCACAGGTCTCATGCCTCAGCCATCTTTCATGGCAACTGATCAGCCATTCCCTTTGCCTTTCTCCCCAAATTCAATCCAAAAACAATTACAGCCACGGGACCAGATGGATTCAGTGGGGCATTGgtaagaaaaagagataaaaattgattcttttttattgtaTGTAAACTTCATTGCCTTTATTTCCTTTTTGGCTAGGATTTTAATGTTAATGTAATTCATATATTTATCGATTATTTATTGTAATGTAATGTTAGTATAAATACG of the Quercus robur chromosome 10, dhQueRobu3.1, whole genome shotgun sequence genome contains:
- the LOC126702415 gene encoding nuclear transcription factor Y subunit B-7 — translated: MEDESHGYGSHGPSVGSPESPHLKNSSSSSHNKEQDRFLPIANVGRIMKKVIPANGKISKDAKETVQECVSEFISFVTGEASDKCQREKRKTINGDDIIWAITTLGFEDYVTPLKTYLQKYREIEGEKLNIPKQQRSEQRLHQHQHEQEQNIPYNTLYTSTGLMPQPSFMATDQPFPLPFSPNSIQKQLQPRDQMDSVGHW